From Balearica regulorum gibbericeps isolate bBalReg1 chromosome 13, bBalReg1.pri, whole genome shotgun sequence, a single genomic window includes:
- the PDPR gene encoding pyruvate dehydrogenase phosphatase regulatory subunit, mitochondrial translates to MLLRLLSDVRWRAANPKWRRMTCSWRSTSSTAEPHPVSLPAQAQVVICGGGIMGTSVAYHLSKMGWKDIVLLEQGRLAAGTTRFCAGIVSTARHTSIELKMADYSNKLYQQLEQETGVKTGYVKTGSVSLAQTQDRLISLKRIASSLNVMGIPCEIITPKQVAQLHPLINIHDLVGAMYVPEDALVSSANVSLALATAASRNGVQIHERTSVSHVSVQKGRVAGVETDRGQIQCQYFVNCAGQWAYELGHSGEEPVNIPLHACEHFYLLTHPLKEPLASNLPTIVDPDGRIYIRNWQGGILSGGFEKNPKPLFTEGRNQLEIQNLQEDWDHFEPLLSALLRRMPDLETLQIMQLVNCPESFTPDMRCIMGESPTVRGYFVLAGMNSAGVSYGGGAGKYLAEWMVNGYPSENVWPLDLKRFGTLQSSRTFLRHRVMEVMPLMCDLKVPRWDFQTGRQLRTSPLYDRLDAQGARWMEKHGFERVKYFVPPGKDLLDLDQSKTFYKPDWFDIVGSEVKCCKEAVCVIDMSSFTKFEISSTGDQALESLQYLFSNDLDVPVGHVVHTGMLNEKGGYENDCSIARLSKRSFFMISPTDQQVHCWAWLKNRLPDDSNLTMEDVTWKYTALNLIGPRAVDVLSELSYAPITPEHFPSLFCKEMSVGYANGIRVMSITHTGEPGFMLYIPIEYALHVYNEVMNMGQKYGIRNAGYYALRSLRIEKFFAFWGQDLDAFTTPMECGREFQVKLEKGMQFVGQEALLEQKQNGVYKRFTMFILEDHDTDTDLWPWWGEPIFRNGRYVGKTTSSAYSYTLERHVCLGFVQHFDEQTGEELVVTTDFINQGEYEIDIAGQRFQAKAKLYPFSSLFAHRRRKDEVELSGYQRE, encoded by the exons ATGCTTCTCCGATTACTGTCAGATGTCCGGTGGCGGGCGGCTAACCCGAAATGGAGAAGAATGACCTGCTCCTGGCGAAGTACCTCAAGTACAGCAGAACCTCACCCGGTTTCCTTGCCAGCACAGGCACAGGTTGTCATCTGTGGTGGTGGAATCATGGGCACCTCCGTGGCATATCACCTTTCCAAGATGGGTTGGAAGGATATAGTCTTACTTGAGCAGGGCAG ATTGGCAGCTGGTACCACTCGCTTCTGTGCTGGCATCGTGAGCACAGCCAGGCACACATCCATAGAGCTGAAGATGGCAGACTATTCAAACAAACTCTACCAGCAGCTGGAACAAGAGACAGGAGTAAAAACAG GGTACGTGAAGACAGGCTCTGTTTCACTGGCTCAGACTCAGGATCGACTAATCTCTCTGAAACGCATTGCTTCATCGCTGAA TGTAATGGGGATACCTTGTGAAATTATCACCCCAAAGCAAGTGGCACAGCTCCACCCACTGATCAACATCCATGACCTTGTGGGGGCCATGTATGTGCCAGAAGATGCACTCGTGTCATCTGCCAATGTGAGTCTGGCTCTGGCAACCGCTGCCTCACGGAACG GTGTCCAGATTCACGAACGAACGAGTGTTAGTCATGTCTCAGTCCAGAAGGGTCGCGTGGCTGGAGTCGAGACTGACAGAGGACAGATTCAATGCCAGTACTTCGTCAACTGTGCTGGCCAG TGGGCCTATGAGTTGGGCCACTCTGGGGAGGAACCAGTCAATATCCCACTCCATGCCTGTGAACACTTCTACCTCCTGACACATCCTTTGAAGGAACCTCTGGCAAGCAACTTACCAA ctaTTGTAGACCCAGACGGCAGGATCTACATACGCAACTGGCAAGGTGGCATCCTTTCGGGAGGCTTtgagaaaaaccccaaacctctttTCACGGAGGGACGGAACCAGCTGGAGATTCAGAACCTTCAAGAAGACTGGGATCATTTTG AGCCACTTCTGAGTGCCCTTCTGCGCAGGATGCCGGATTTGGAGACTCTGCAGATTATGCAGTTAGTGAATTGCCCAGAGTCCTTCACGCCAGACATGCGGTGCATCATGGGAGAGTCACCCACCGTGCGGGGCTACTTCGTTCTGGCTGGCATGAACTCAGCGGGTGTCTCATATGGTGGGGGAGCAGGCAA ATACCTGGCAGAGTGGATGGTAAATGGGTACCCATCAGAAAATGTCTGGCCTCTGGATTTGAAACGTTTTGGTACCCTTCAGAGCAGTCGCACTTTTCTCCGTCACCGTGTGATGGAAGTAATGC CCCTCATGTGTGATCTGAAGGTTCCCCGCTGGGACTTCcagacaggcaggcagctgcGTACTTCACCACTGTACGACCGTCTGGATGCACAGGGAGCTCGGTGGATGGAGAAGCACGGATTTGAGAGAGTCAAGTATTTTGTCCCACCTGGGAAAG ATCTGCTGGATTTGGATCAGAGCAAAACCTTTTACAAACCAGACTGGTTTGATATTGTGGGTTCCGAAGTCAAGTGCTGTAAGGAAGCAGTTTGTGTCATTGACATGTCGTCTTTTACAAAGTTTGAAATCAGC TCGACGGGAGACCAGGCCCTGGAGAGTCTGCAGTATCTCTTCTCGAATGACCTGGATGTGCCGGTTGGGCATGTTGTGCATACAGGCATGCTTAACGAGAAAGGAGGTTATGAGAATGACTGCAGCATCGCACGATTGAGCAAACGCAG ctttttcatGATTTCCCCGACTGACCAACAAGTCCATTGCTGGGCCTGGCTGAAGAACCGCTTGCCTGATGACAGCAACCTGACCATGGAAGACGTGACCTGGAAGTACACGG CTCTCAATCTGATCGGTCCCCGTGCTGTGGATGTCCTGTCAGAGTTGTCATATGCCCCGATAACTCCAGAACACTTTCCCTCGCTCTTTTGCAAG GAGATGAGCGTGGGCTATGCTAACGGCATCCGTGTGATGAGTATCACTCACACAGGAGAACCTGGATTCATGCTTTATATCCCCATAGAG TACGCCCTTCACGTGTACAATGAGGTGATGAACATGGGACAGAAGTACGGGATTCGGAACGCCGGTTATTACGCGCTCCGCAGCCTGCGCATTGAGAAGTTCTTTGCGTTCTGGGGCCAGGATCTGGATGCTTTTACCACTCCTATGGAGTGTGGACGCGAGTTCCAGGTCAAGCTGGAAAAG GGAATGCAGTTTGTTGGCCAGGAAGCACTGTTGGAACAGAAGCAGAACGGTGTGTACAAGCGCTTTACCATGTTCATTCTTGAGGACCATGACACAGATACGGACCTCTGGCCCTGGTGGGGGGAACCCATTTTCCGCAACGGCCGCTACGTGGGCAAGACCACCAGCAGCGCCTACAGTTACACTCTGGAGCGCCACGTCTGCCTCGGCTTCGTGCAGCACTTTGACGAGCAGACGGGAGAAGAGCTGGTGGTGACAACTGACTTCATCAACCAGGGCGAGTACGAGATCGACATTGCTGGGCAGCGCTTCCAGGCCAAAGCCAAGCTCTACCCCTTCAGCTCCCTCTTTGCGCACCGTCGCCGCAAGGATGAGGTGGAACTGAGCGGCTACCAGAGGGAGTAG